Sequence from the Brachionichthys hirsutus isolate HB-005 chromosome 21, CSIRO-AGI_Bhir_v1, whole genome shotgun sequence genome:
TTCTAAAAAATATCTATGGAGAAGAGGGAAACTTTTCAGTGACCTTAAAATCAATTTGTagaaaatcaaaaatataaaacgaCACAAATACTTATTATGGTTCGTTTGTGCCAAGTGATTTTAAGCCAGATTGTTTGGTTTGCGTTTGAGTTGTTGCACaaggatagatagatagacggaGGGCTTGATGACAAACCCGGACAATCTCCGCTCAGTTGAATAGTCGTGTTTTTGTagggctttatttttatttttatatttgtattggATGCAGGAATGTAAATACCTAGAAGtgttcaaatataaatatacatcaaTATTCCTGGTCGCATCAGTATCAattacaaacaaaaactttGCTACAATtatattattctatttttatatgaTATTAGATAGCAGTCTAttctattattttatataaCATAAGTTTTACCTGCAAGTCACATCTTAGGCATCGTTTATTCATTGCAACACACAATATAATATTTTTGAACACAACACAATATAGTTATACTTAATACTTACTTAAAAACATTGAGGCAGCCACTAACCTGGCGCCAGTGAGctcatgaataaatgtaaatggtTTGTCATTtgtgaataaaaatatatttataataaataaataaaatattttgcattTAATAATTTTACAGTGTGGCACAAACGCAGTGAGTCTTCCTCAAGGGACAAACTCTCACTGGTCGAAATAGCACTGTGAAAAAAAGTCTGTTTTAACTTAGTCGCCATGGATACATGACCAATAGCTGAATATTTGAGACAGAATTGCCCCCATTAAGGCCAAATTATGCTGCCTCAGCAATACATGCATGGACACATCCATCCATGTACAGTGTGTCTGTCAACACCGCCACACTTTACAATCAGCCAATGAAATGTCCTTGTTCTGAGGTGGCGGTGTGAGGAGGTTGTGAGGCTGGGCGTGTCCTCGCTGGTGGTCGCTGAGGACATTAGGAGCATCGAGACGTGAGGTCGGAGGGCGTGTCATGAcacttttctcttctttgctgtgCCTTGCTTTAAATTGTAGCTTCCTGCCCTGGACAATTCTCTGTGGTATTGCACCATCTCCTCCATATCTGGACGCATTCTAAAAGCACAGAGGACATGCAGGTGGCCTCCTCCATTTCAAACCTCTCTCCAGCATCAAGCTGCCAAAATAGATTGGCAAATTCACGTGAGCATCTTTTTCCTGAAATGTGCGGTTTGTTTGCTACGTTCCAGAACACAGATCCACGGAATACGTTATTGGGATTTTGGGCCTACTTCTTGAAAGCCACAGCCTTTCTCTGGTAAAAAGGAGGCTTGGTCATGCGATGATTCCACTGGCAGGTCAGAATGTCCCTGAACGTTGTCCGGAAGGTCTTATTGCACAGGGCGTAGCACATGGGGTTGACCGTGCTGTTAACGTAGCACAGCCAGTAGCCGAGGGCCCACAACGTTTGTGGGATGCAGTCCTGACAGAAAGCGTTGACCAACACCATGATGTTGTACGGCAGCCATGTTGTGATGAAGGCGAACAAGATGGCGCTCAGAGTCCTCGCTGCTTTCTTTTCGTTGGCCTTTTTTTCATTCTTGCGCTTGGTGATCTCCGTCTTGGCCTTCGAGGCGAAGCGTTTGGCCATCGCTGCGTCTTTCATGGTGATGGCCGACGGTGATTGGGAAGCCTTTGATGAACTGACAGCAGGCGATTGCGATATCGTTTCGCCTTGGTCAGGTGAAGATGGTTGCTTATCCTTGGTTTTCTTCATCCATCCAGATTCCTTAGCatctagatagatagatagatagatagatagatagatagataattgTTCACTGCATTTTCATGTTTACATCATGCAAACCAGATCTCATAGTCACCCACCTTTTGGAGGCCTTGATGGACCTGCAGCAACTTCCTCAGAGCCTGACTGGTTCCCACGGCAGCCGAGATCATTGTTGTTAAAGCTGTCGCAGCTGCTGTGCTCGGCCTCAGCCACCACAGTGGTTGTGGTGTTGACAGACCTTCTGGATGCCTGATGACCCGACCACATTGATGAAAACTGGTAGCAAAAGAAGAATGCACGGCACGTCCTCCTTCTCTGCAGCCCTCCTGATACGCTGCTCTCCAGAGCGAAGCGATTTAGCTCAGAGTTGCTGCAGCTTCGAGAGCTCACAGCTGAAGGTTCTTTTTGGCTGTTCATCAGACATTGATCACCAGCTCTCCCACTGCTACCCCCCTTATTCTGAGCCTGGTTTGGGCTGTTGCCTGAACCCGATCCCTTCAGACCTTGCATATCTTTGGCACGTTTCTCTGTCATCTGATAGATCTTCCAGAACAGGATTGCCATTATAGTTACTGGCAAGTAAAATGCAGCGATAGCAGTGCAGAATGTAATGATGGGTTCAGATAGGAACTGGATGTAGCACTCGTTAGGCTGGACAGTCCGCTCACCCACAATGTACTGCCAGAACAAGATGGCTGGTGCCCAGAGAATGAAAGAGATGGACCAGGCTAATCCAATCATGGTCATCGCTCGCTTGGTCGTACGCTTGGCTCGATAAGTCAAAGGTCTGGTCACAGAGAAATACCTAAGAGgtacataaaaatataaaaataagtaaCTTTAGAAGAGTAACTCTAACAGCTCCTTTTTTACGGACTACAACTTTATCCAGTGTATCTTAGCaagtcattttaattaaagatCCCACATAAGAGACAAGTGTGCCGTTTCTCATGGCTCTCATTCATCACAACACAGAAGATGTGTTATCATTGAGAAGCTCTTTTCCATTCAATATGCATACAAACCTTAACCATAGCTGTAACTAGCAAAGCACGAAGGGCTTTTAAAGTTTATCACCAATACAAATGACCAGCGATGCTCTTCTACCTGTCGAAGCTGATGACAAGCAGGTTCATGACTGAGGCATTACTGGCAACGTAGTCTATTGCAAGCCACAAGTCACAGACCACCGGCCCCAGAGCCCACTGGTCCATGATGAGGTAGGTGGTGTACAGGTTCATTGACAACGTGCCGATGATCAGGTCAGCGAATGCTAGGCTAAGCAGGTAGTAGTTGTTCACTGTCTTCAGTGCCTTGTTGACCTTGAAAGACACCAACACGAGGATGTTGCCCACAACAGTAACAACGGAAAGCGATCCACTGAGGAGGACGATTATGATGACCTGAAGATGACATGGCAGGaaaagacagggggggggggggggggggggggcattagagtGCATTTCAATGTACATTATATTCTTAATGATCACTGGAAATCTACATATGATTTGCATATGTAAATAGGGGCGTGGACAGGGCGGGGTTCTTACTCCAACATGTGCGCTCAATTACACGTTGATTGGGATGTATGAAGGAAATGTGCCTGGATTCATGCGTGTGCACGGTTTCataaatctggatttatttgtgcgtaCAAAGTTTTCCGGATTTGAGCGTACGCCAAGTCTCAGTAGGAAATCCACGCCTTGTCTTGATACATGAGGCTCCTGGTTACTGGGTCCAGAGTGCAagtgacaaataaataatagacTGTGGGTCTACTGTGGTGATCCTGCACTTCCTCACCCCGTGTCCACTGCAGCCCAAAGAGTGGGCTCATCAGTTCAGTGGGACGTCCAGCAGCACACCGAACCAGATCAGGAATCAAGGTATGATCCGGTTCCCCCAGAACTCCTTACCGGGTGATTGCTGGGCTAATGACGTGGCACAGCCCCCATGTCCCTCCAGCTCTCCGGCAACCAGGAGGTCATCTCCCAATTCGCTATCCCTTCACCCTCTTCTCCGTTGGTGCTCGGCCACCCTTGGCTACAGACTCATAATCCTCGCATTGATTTGTCCACCCTTTCACTTTTTGCCATTCTCACGGTCTGAAATCAACCATCCAGAATTCtggttacacccccccccatgcctccccccctccaccaccaccaccaccacgccTACCATCCTAGCCCCCAAAATCCTAAACCAGATGCACCGTATAAAACGTTATAACAAAGaaagaagctggagaaggaaCTGTTCGGTGATTACCTGCCAGATAGCATGTCCTCCTAGCAGGTCAAAGTTCTCCGCTGGCAACCTTAATGTCCTGTTTACTGGGGAAGGGGTGAAGTTTCCTCCTTGACTTGTGGCATGACTCACATTATCCTTCTTCCACCCACCAACATTGTCCAATAATATCGTCAGTTCCTGATAGTAGCCACCTGATGCTGTGGAGAAagaagaacttttt
This genomic interval carries:
- the LOC137909909 gene encoding muscarinic acetylcholine receptor M1-like, coding for MNHTSSSESIYFFGSTSPGMRDQSVTTSIADPVVSASGGYYQELTILLDNVGGWKKDNVSHATSQGGNFTPSPVNRTLRLPAENFDLLGGHAIWQVIIIVLLSGSLSVVTVVGNILVLVSFKVNKALKTVNNYYLLSLAFADLIIGTLSMNLYTTYLIMDQWALGPVVCDLWLAIDYVASNASVMNLLVISFDRYFSVTRPLTYRAKRTTKRAMTMIGLAWSISFILWAPAILFWQYIVGERTVQPNECYIQFLSEPIITFCTAIAAFYLPVTIMAILFWKIYQMTEKRAKDMQGLKGSGSGNSPNQAQNKGGSSGRAGDQCLMNSQKEPSAVSSRSCSNSELNRFALESSVSGGLQRRRTCRAFFFCYQFSSMWSGHQASRRSVNTTTTVVAEAEHSSCDSFNNNDLGCRGNQSGSEEVAAGPSRPPKDAKESGWMKKTKDKQPSSPDQGETISQSPAVSSSKASQSPSAITMKDAAMAKRFASKAKTEITKRKNEKKANEKKAARTLSAILFAFITTWLPYNIMVLVNAFCQDCIPQTLWALGYWLCYVNSTVNPMCYALCNKTFRTTFRDILTCQWNHRMTKPPFYQRKAVAFKK